In Methylotenera sp. L2L1, the following proteins share a genomic window:
- the hfq gene encoding RNA chaperone Hfq produces MNQKGQMLQDPFLNALRKEHVAVSIYLVNGIKLQGQVDSFDQYVILLKNTVTQMVYKHAISTIVPARAVNISLSEGDD; encoded by the coding sequence ATGAATCAAAAAGGGCAAATGTTACAAGACCCATTTCTCAACGCACTGCGCAAAGAGCATGTAGCAGTATCTATCTATCTCGTGAATGGTATCAAGTTGCAAGGTCAAGTCGATTCGTTTGACCAATATGTTATTTTGCTTAAGAATACTGTGACACAAATGGTCTATAAGCATGCGATTTCGACGATTGTACCTGCGCGTGCAGTCAATATTAGTTTGTCTGAAGGTGATGATTAA
- a CDS encoding DUF2065 domain-containing protein, with amino-acid sequence MSDYLLAALGLMLVLEGLLPLLMPQVWRETFIKMVTLKDGQLRFVGLISIVGGLLLILLSK; translated from the coding sequence GTGAGCGACTATTTGTTAGCTGCTTTAGGGTTGATGCTGGTACTTGAGGGTTTGCTTCCATTGCTGATGCCTCAAGTCTGGCGAGAAACCTTTATAAAAATGGTGACATTGAAAGATGGGCAACTCCGCTTCGTTGGTTTGATATCCATAGTTGGCGGCTTGCTCTTAATTTTATTAAGTAAATGA
- the hflX gene encoding GTPase HflX gives MKDLFDRPSGGEAAILVSVDFGENDYEESLEELRQLSLSAGLAVLGKVEGKRSAPDAKLFIGSGKADELSQMMRATESNIAVFNHDLTPSQQRNLERLLQARVVDRTGLILDIFSQRAQTHEGKLQVELAQLEHLSTRLVRGWTHLERQKGGIGVRGGPGETQLELDRRMLRVRVKQLREKLLKLKAQRGMQRRARKRSNVMTVSLVGYTNAGKSTIFNRLTKANLYAADQLFATLDTTTHKIYIAGCGSVVLSDTVGFIKHLPHALVEAFGATLEEAVQADLLLHIVDTASTNRDEQITQVNKVLHEIGASDVLQILVYNQIDRVGLEPAVDRDEYGRITSLHVSAKTGEGLEFLRLAMAEHYQYLQKQSTEESAFV, from the coding sequence TTGAAAGATTTATTTGATAGACCAAGCGGTGGCGAAGCTGCCATATTGGTAAGTGTTGATTTTGGCGAAAATGATTACGAAGAAAGTTTAGAAGAGCTTCGTCAATTGAGCTTAAGTGCAGGGCTTGCTGTGCTTGGTAAAGTAGAGGGGAAAAGGTCTGCGCCTGATGCTAAGTTGTTTATTGGCAGTGGTAAGGCTGATGAGTTGTCGCAGATGATGCGGGCAACTGAATCCAATATTGCTGTCTTTAATCATGATTTAACACCATCACAACAGCGCAACCTGGAGCGCCTGCTACAGGCGCGTGTCGTGGATCGAACTGGCTTAATTCTAGACATATTTAGCCAGAGAGCACAGACGCACGAGGGTAAATTACAAGTTGAGCTTGCTCAGCTCGAGCATCTTTCCACGCGCTTAGTACGTGGCTGGACTCACTTGGAGCGCCAAAAAGGTGGTATCGGTGTTCGTGGCGGCCCTGGTGAAACTCAGTTAGAGCTGGACCGTCGTATGTTACGTGTGCGCGTTAAACAGTTACGAGAGAAGTTGCTTAAATTAAAAGCGCAGCGCGGTATGCAGCGTAGAGCACGTAAGCGTTCTAATGTGATGACTGTGTCGTTGGTGGGTTACACCAATGCGGGAAAATCTACCATTTTTAATCGGCTGACTAAGGCCAATCTCTATGCCGCAGATCAGCTGTTTGCAACCTTAGACACAACCACGCATAAGATTTATATTGCAGGTTGCGGGTCGGTTGTACTTTCAGATACGGTTGGCTTTATTAAGCATTTACCGCATGCATTGGTGGAGGCGTTTGGCGCTACTTTAGAAGAGGCTGTACAGGCTGATTTACTATTACATATTGTAGATACGGCTAGCACCAATCGGGATGAGCAGATTACACAAGTGAATAAGGTGTTACATGAAATCGGTGCTTCTGATGTACTGCAGATTCTAGTGTATAACCAAATAGACCGCGTGGGTTTGGAGCCTGCTGTCGACCGTGATGAGTATGGTAGAATTACGAGCTTACATGTTTCGGCAAAAACAGGTGAGGGGCTTGAGTTTTTGAGGTTGGCGATGGCAGAACATTATCAGTACTTACAAAAGCAAAGTACTGAAGAAAGTGCCTTTGTTTAA
- a CDS encoding efflux transporter outer membrane subunit encodes MKQKKNNFLIRPAFYLVGSLVLSGCQSLVWPDYLRPKVDTPDRYVEMSQDAAQNQIAKDWWTLYQDETLNTLIASALKHNTDIKVAVANIEQADAVMKEAGTLLFPTVALDAGGTRSRVTEAGAFPVFGDNPRESYNFKFGTNFELDFWGKLSRTKESARASALSSRYAKDTVALSLTGLVANQYLALRSLQKQIQIAEQNLVSRDESLALTKRRLEGGIVSALDVYQAEVASANLRAQLSDLKRLQALSLNQLALLTGDMDLAVRGLGQAQADVMALPIPPVPPLGLPSSLLESRPDVRQAEAQMVAANANIAVAKAALYPSISLTASWGGESLELQDVLKSAARIWTGGLSLNLPIFNGGRLNARVDQEAAKQKKTLATYERTIQTAFTEVNDALINLRQQTEREQSLQTSQDSAKKMLALSENRYQSGYSAYIEVLDAQRTYNEASLAFVQARQARLSASVELFKVLGGGWQPTETQ; translated from the coding sequence ATGAAACAGAAAAAAAATAACTTTTTAATTAGACCTGCTTTTTATTTGGTTGGCAGCCTGGTGTTGTCTGGTTGCCAATCTTTAGTGTGGCCTGATTACCTAAGGCCAAAAGTCGATACCCCAGATCGCTATGTTGAGATGAGCCAAGATGCGGCACAGAATCAAATTGCTAAGGATTGGTGGACTTTATATCAAGATGAAACGCTGAATACTTTAATCGCCAGTGCATTAAAGCATAATACTGATATTAAAGTGGCTGTCGCTAATATTGAACAAGCGGATGCTGTGATGAAAGAAGCAGGTACTTTACTGTTTCCTACAGTTGCTTTAGATGCTGGGGGCACACGCTCACGAGTAACTGAGGCAGGTGCATTTCCTGTGTTTGGTGATAATCCCCGTGAGAGCTACAACTTTAAATTCGGTACTAATTTTGAGCTGGACTTTTGGGGGAAGTTAAGTCGAACTAAAGAGTCCGCTAGAGCGTCTGCTTTGTCTAGTCGATATGCCAAAGATACTGTTGCACTGTCGCTAACTGGCTTGGTAGCAAATCAGTATTTGGCCTTACGTAGTTTGCAAAAACAAATTCAGATTGCGGAGCAAAATTTAGTCAGTCGCGATGAAAGTCTAGCATTAACGAAACGCCGTTTAGAAGGCGGAATCGTTTCAGCTCTAGATGTTTATCAGGCTGAGGTGGCCAGTGCTAATTTACGTGCACAGCTTTCAGACTTAAAACGATTGCAAGCATTGAGTCTGAACCAGTTAGCATTATTAACTGGTGATATGGATTTGGCAGTGCGTGGATTAGGGCAGGCTCAAGCTGATGTAATGGCCTTGCCGATACCACCAGTTCCGCCTTTAGGCTTGCCTTCTAGTTTGCTGGAGTCTCGCCCTGATGTGCGTCAGGCTGAAGCGCAAATGGTGGCAGCAAATGCCAATATCGCTGTAGCGAAGGCGGCCTTGTATCCAAGTATTTCGCTCACTGCGAGTTGGGGTGGAGAAAGTCTTGAGTTGCAGGATGTGTTGAAGTCAGCAGCGCGTATTTGGACTGGTGGGCTTAGCTTGAACTTGCCAATTTTTAATGGTGGAAGATTGAATGCTAGGGTCGACCAAGAAGCAGCCAAGCAGAAGAAAACACTGGCTACTTACGAGCGCACGATTCAAACCGCTTTTACTGAAGTGAATGATGCATTAATCAATTTGCGCCAACAAACAGAACGTGAGCAGTCTTTACAGACTAGCCAGGATTCTGCAAAGAAAATGCTGGCTTTATCAGAAAATAGATATCAGTCAGGTTACTCTGCCTATATTGAAGTGTTGGATGCACAGCGTACTTATAATGAAGCGAGTTTGGCTTTTGTCCAAGCACGTCAAGCAAGGTTGAGTGCGTCGGTCGAGTTGTTTAAAGTGTTAGGTGGTGGGTGGCAACCCACAGAAACTCAGTAA
- the gltX gene encoding glutamate--tRNA ligase, whose amino-acid sequence MTVRTRFAPSPTGFLHIGGARTALFSWAFAKKHQGDFILRIEDTDVARSTPEAVQAILDGMQWLGLDYNEGPFYQMQRMDRYKEVIQKMLDEGSAYYCYCSKDELDALRELQMQQGVKPRYDGRWRPEEGKVLPAPPQDVPPVIRFKNPKDGHVVWNDLVKGEISIANQELDDLIIARADGTPTYNFCVVVDDWEMGITQVIRGDDHVNNTPRQINMLKALDATIPQYAHLSMILGDDGQKLSKRHGAVSVMQYDDEGYLPEAVLNYLARLGWSHGDEEIFSTQQFCEWFDLDHITPSAAQFNTEKLRWLNAHYIKQASSDYLVSDVTKRLAKLDVQVTATPNLAAVIDLYKERAHTLNELANSIAYFYQKPLVDQAAAEKHLTAEIKPAMQKLAEALAAVEWQAEAIHHVLNDVVTEFQLKFPKVAMPLRVMLTGIAQSPSIDQVMFLLGRDEVMVRIKDAKF is encoded by the coding sequence ATGACAGTTCGTACACGTTTCGCTCCTAGTCCAACAGGTTTTCTTCATATCGGTGGTGCACGTACCGCTCTGTTTTCATGGGCTTTTGCTAAAAAGCATCAAGGTGACTTTATTCTGCGTATTGAAGATACCGATGTCGCCCGTAGTACACCTGAAGCTGTGCAAGCAATTCTTGATGGTATGCAATGGTTGGGTTTGGACTACAACGAAGGTCCTTTTTATCAAATGCAACGCATGGATCGCTATAAAGAAGTGATTCAAAAAATGCTGGATGAAGGCAGTGCGTACTATTGTTATTGTAGTAAAGACGAGTTGGATGCCCTGCGTGAGTTACAAATGCAGCAAGGTGTTAAACCACGCTATGATGGTCGCTGGCGTCCGGAAGAGGGCAAGGTGTTGCCTGCACCTCCGCAAGATGTTCCGCCTGTCATTCGCTTTAAGAACCCGAAAGACGGCCATGTGGTATGGAATGATTTGGTGAAGGGTGAGATTAGCATCGCCAACCAAGAGCTGGATGATTTGATCATTGCACGCGCTGATGGTACGCCTACTTATAACTTCTGTGTTGTGGTAGATGATTGGGAGATGGGAATTACACAAGTGATTCGCGGTGACGATCATGTCAATAATACGCCACGTCAAATCAATATGCTTAAAGCACTTGATGCCACGATTCCGCAATATGCACATTTATCAATGATTTTAGGTGATGACGGTCAGAAGTTGTCCAAGCGTCATGGTGCTGTTAGTGTGATGCAGTACGACGATGAAGGCTACTTGCCGGAAGCTGTGCTTAACTATTTAGCGCGCTTAGGCTGGAGTCATGGCGATGAAGAGATTTTTAGTACGCAACAGTTTTGTGAGTGGTTTGATTTAGACCACATCACACCATCTGCTGCACAATTTAATACTGAAAAGCTTAGATGGCTCAATGCGCACTATATTAAACAGGCAAGTTCTGATTACCTAGTGAGTGATGTGACTAAGCGTCTTGCTAAGCTAGACGTGCAAGTCACGGCAACCCCTAATCTGGCAGCAGTGATTGATCTGTACAAAGAGCGCGCGCACACCTTGAACGAGTTAGCCAATAGTATCGCCTACTTTTATCAGAAACCATTGGTTGACCAAGCGGCTGCAGAGAAGCATTTAACAGCAGAAATTAAACCAGCCATGCAGAAGCTTGCGGAGGCACTGGCTGCGGTTGAATGGCAGGCTGAGGCCATTCATCATGTGTTGAATGATGTAGTGACTGAGTTTCAGTTAAAATTTCCAAAAGTAGCAATGCCTTTACGTGTGATGTTAACCGGTATCGCGCAGTCACCAAGTATTGATCAGGTGATGTTTTTACTTGGTAGGGATGAAGTAATGGTGCGAATTAAAGACGCTAAATTTTAA
- the hflC gene encoding protease modulator HflC: MNKAKNIIIMVIVGLMLLSASAFTVNQTQYVIVQRLGEIVSVNKEPGLYFKVPFVDNLKYFDNRILTLDWEQPAKFITSENKYMMVDSFVKWRIVDPVKYYVSIKEGGEAAAEDRLSKVVNAVLRTEFGKRTVRDVIAGERGAVMDNLRKTADAEARQMGIAVVDVRLKRVDYAEEISKSVFDRMIAERKRLANQLRSEGAAASEKIRADADKQREVIIAEAYREAQKTKGEGDAKAGEIYNQSYSRNPEFYAFYRSQEAYKNSFKSKSDVMVLDPNSDFFKYMRSPNRK; the protein is encoded by the coding sequence ATGAATAAGGCAAAAAACATAATAATTATGGTGATTGTTGGGTTGATGTTGCTATCAGCCTCTGCATTTACAGTGAACCAAACCCAGTATGTGATTGTGCAAAGACTTGGTGAGATCGTATCCGTCAATAAAGAGCCTGGTCTTTACTTCAAAGTACCGTTCGTGGATAACCTTAAATACTTTGATAATCGTATTTTGACGCTTGATTGGGAGCAACCAGCAAAGTTTATTACTAGCGAAAACAAATACATGATGGTGGATTCGTTTGTAAAATGGCGCATTGTTGATCCTGTAAAATACTACGTATCCATTAAAGAGGGTGGCGAAGCTGCCGCAGAGGATAGGCTCTCTAAAGTGGTTAACGCAGTATTACGTACGGAGTTTGGTAAACGTACTGTGCGTGATGTGATTGCTGGTGAGCGTGGTGCCGTGATGGATAACTTACGTAAAACGGCTGATGCTGAAGCTCGTCAAATGGGTATCGCAGTGGTTGATGTACGATTAAAACGCGTTGATTATGCAGAGGAAATAAGTAAGTCTGTGTTTGACCGTATGATTGCAGAGCGTAAGCGTTTAGCTAATCAACTGCGCTCTGAAGGCGCTGCTGCTTCAGAGAAAATTCGTGCAGATGCTGATAAACAGCGTGAAGTGATTATTGCCGAAGCCTATCGCGAAGCACAAAAAACCAAAGGTGAGGGTGATGCTAAAGCTGGTGAAATTTACAATCAGTCTTATAGCCGCAATCCAGAGTTCTATGCGTTTTATCGTAGCCAAGAAGCTTACAAAAACAGCTTTAAGAGCAAGAGTGACGTAATGGTGCTGGATCCTAATTCAGATTTCTTTAAATACATGCGTAGCCCAAACAGAAAATAG
- a CDS encoding ATP phosphoribosyltransferase regulatory subunit, whose translation MRNWLLPEYIEDVLPAEAMRIEVLRRKLLDLFKVHGYQYVIPPMLEYMESLITGAGHDLDLATFKVVDQLTGRLMGVRADMTPQAARIDAHLLNHQGVTRLCYAGSVLRTKPDGLALTREPLQIGAELYGHAGIESDIEIQRLLIKALQAIGIDEIHLDFSHVNVFGSLIEASHVDAQLEQDLYAALQSKDQPAVASLTKALDHTTREALLNLTELNGDKAILAKAFNVLPATPAIKKALDSLQQVSNAIDQLGASVSFDLSELRGYHYHSGIVFAAYAQGYKGPLALGGRYDEVGQSFGRARPATGFSLDLRGVVSALPPAKSEMAIYAPASEDALLASKVESLRNEGYVVIEALAGSDADLTELNCNKKLEHYNSGWHVVDVVKN comes from the coding sequence ATGCGTAATTGGTTGTTACCTGAATATATTGAAGATGTATTGCCTGCAGAGGCTATGCGAATTGAAGTTTTACGTCGTAAATTGCTAGACCTGTTTAAAGTGCATGGCTATCAGTATGTGATTCCGCCAATGTTAGAGTACATGGAGTCTCTAATTACCGGTGCGGGACATGATTTGGATTTAGCTACATTTAAAGTGGTTGACCAGTTAACTGGTCGGCTCATGGGTGTACGTGCTGACATGACACCGCAGGCTGCCAGAATCGACGCACACCTGTTAAATCATCAGGGGGTTACACGCTTGTGTTACGCGGGGAGCGTCCTACGTACTAAACCTGATGGGCTGGCGTTGACACGCGAGCCATTGCAAATTGGTGCTGAGCTATATGGTCATGCTGGCATCGAAAGTGATATCGAGATTCAGCGCTTATTGATTAAAGCATTGCAAGCGATTGGCATTGATGAGATTCATCTGGATTTTAGCCACGTTAATGTATTTGGTAGTTTGATCGAGGCTAGTCATGTAGATGCACAGTTAGAGCAGGATTTATATGCCGCGTTGCAAAGTAAAGATCAGCCTGCAGTGGCGTCTTTGACAAAAGCACTGGATCATACAACGAGAGAAGCGTTGCTAAATTTAACAGAGCTTAATGGTGACAAAGCTATTTTAGCTAAAGCATTTAATGTATTACCTGCAACACCAGCCATTAAAAAGGCTTTAGATAGTTTACAGCAGGTCAGTAATGCAATTGATCAGCTCGGTGCTAGTGTGAGTTTCGATTTAAGTGAGTTACGTGGATATCACTATCATAGTGGTATTGTATTTGCTGCATATGCACAAGGCTACAAAGGCCCGCTGGCATTAGGCGGTCGTTATGATGAGGTTGGACAATCTTTCGGACGTGCTCGTCCAGCGACTGGGTTTAGCCTTGATTTACGTGGTGTAGTGAGTGCTCTACCACCAGCGAAATCTGAGATGGCGATTTATGCACCAGCTTCAGAAGATGCTTTGCTTGCAAGTAAAGTCGAAAGCCTAAGAAATGAGGGTTATGTTGTGATTGAGGCCTTGGCTGGATCTGATGCAGACTTAACTGAACTGAATTGCAATAAGAAGTTAGAGCATTACAATTCAGGCTGGCATGTTGTTGATGTAGTGAAAAACTAG
- the hflK gene encoding FtsH protease activity modulator HflK encodes MIKFPGWRQQNNEGPPDLDEVMRDLSRKINAMFGKNGSNQSNSQPKRPSSGDINLPIVPIIGFVLLVWLGSGFYIVDQGSTGVVTRFGKALDETTEPGPRWHLPYPIETVEVVNMGQVRRLEVGYRSSAEGSGGGKTKLPKEALMLTEDENIIDLQFAVQYNLNNAKYYLFNNRSTDTAVMSAAESAIREVVGKNKLDDLLQKGLVDTSERMQVILDSYKTGVKIISVSLQSAQPPEQVQEAFEDVNRANQDNQRQINEGQAYANDVIPKARGTASRLLSEAAGYKLKVESEARGNASRFDQILAQYNNAPEVTRQRLYLDAQEQILSNTSKVIVDQKAGNSLLYLPLDKLINATGASNAPQSQSVQSLNPQTESGAAFDSAAATTERSREAFRSRDRESR; translated from the coding sequence ATGATTAAATTCCCTGGCTGGAGACAGCAAAATAATGAAGGGCCACCTGACCTTGATGAAGTGATGCGTGATCTAAGCCGCAAGATAAATGCGATGTTTGGAAAAAACGGCAGTAATCAATCAAACTCTCAGCCAAAACGTCCGTCATCAGGGGACATTAATTTGCCAATAGTGCCGATTATCGGGTTTGTACTACTTGTTTGGCTTGGTTCTGGATTCTACATTGTGGACCAAGGCTCTACTGGCGTGGTGACGCGTTTTGGTAAAGCGCTAGATGAAACGACTGAGCCTGGCCCGCGTTGGCACTTGCCTTACCCTATTGAGACTGTAGAGGTCGTCAATATGGGGCAGGTACGTAGGCTCGAGGTTGGCTATAGAAGTAGTGCAGAAGGTTCTGGAGGCGGTAAAACCAAGCTTCCTAAAGAGGCTTTGATGCTAACCGAAGATGAAAACATTATTGATCTGCAATTTGCAGTGCAATATAACTTGAACAATGCCAAATATTATTTGTTCAATAACCGATCAACAGATACTGCTGTCATGTCTGCCGCTGAGTCTGCGATTCGTGAAGTTGTGGGTAAAAATAAACTGGATGATCTGTTGCAAAAAGGTTTAGTTGACACATCTGAGCGCATGCAAGTGATATTGGATAGCTACAAGACTGGTGTAAAGATTATCAGTGTGTCACTACAAAGTGCTCAGCCTCCTGAGCAAGTACAAGAGGCTTTTGAGGACGTTAACCGTGCCAATCAAGACAATCAACGTCAAATCAATGAAGGCCAGGCCTACGCTAATGACGTGATTCCGAAAGCACGTGGTACCGCTTCGCGTCTGTTATCAGAGGCAGCTGGTTATAAGTTGAAAGTTGAAAGTGAAGCAAGAGGTAATGCAAGTCGATTTGATCAGATTTTAGCGCAATACAATAATGCGCCAGAAGTGACACGTCAGCGTTTGTATTTAGATGCGCAAGAGCAGATTTTATCTAATACAAGTAAAGTGATTGTTGATCAAAAGGCTGGTAATAGCCTGTTGTATTTGCCGTTGGATAAATTAATCAATGCGACTGGCGCGTCTAATGCTCCTCAGTCTCAATCCGTACAGTCATTAAATCCGCAAACTGAGTCAGGCGCAGCTTTTGATTCAGCAGCAGCTACTACAGAGCGCTCGAGAGAAGCTTTTCGCAGCCGAGATAGAGAAAGTAGATAA
- a CDS encoding adenylosuccinate synthase translates to MANKAAKNVVVIGTQWGDEGKGKIVDWLTDHAQGVVRFQGGHNAGHTLVVGQGDAQRIYKLNLVPSGIVRAGVNCYIGNGVVLDAGHLLKEIAALEKDGLEVSNRLKVSPGCPLIMSHHVAVDVAREAKRSAEKKIGTTGKGIGPTYEDKVARRALRVYDLFYPERFSEKLREVMDYHNFVLTNYLDAKPVDFNQQFDASMQQAIALKPMIADVSAEIYAANAKGENLLFEGAQGTLLDIDHGTYPYVTSSNCIAGQASAGTGVGANMLHYVLGITKAYTTRVGGGPFPSELDIETQGLPGYQMSNKGQEIGTVTKRKRRCGWFDAAALRRSAMINGLTGLCITKLDVLDGIKELNICTGYELDGKKIDLLPIGADDVAGCKPIYETVPGWTETTFGVKTWDGLPKNAQNYLKRLEALCGVPIAIVSTGPERDETIVIEHPFA, encoded by the coding sequence ATGGCAAATAAAGCAGCAAAAAATGTGGTCGTCATTGGTACGCAGTGGGGCGATGAGGGTAAAGGTAAGATTGTTGATTGGTTAACCGATCATGCACAAGGTGTTGTGCGCTTTCAAGGCGGCCATAATGCGGGTCACACTTTAGTGGTTGGCCAAGGTGATGCGCAGCGTATCTATAAACTAAATCTTGTGCCCTCAGGTATCGTGCGTGCTGGCGTTAATTGCTATATCGGTAATGGCGTAGTGTTAGATGCTGGACATTTACTTAAAGAAATTGCCGCTTTAGAAAAAGACGGTTTAGAGGTCAGTAATCGTTTAAAAGTAAGCCCTGGCTGCCCACTCATTATGAGTCACCATGTGGCGGTAGACGTGGCGCGTGAAGCAAAACGCAGTGCCGAGAAAAAAATCGGCACTACTGGTAAAGGCATAGGCCCAACCTATGAAGACAAAGTGGCGCGCCGTGCTCTGCGTGTGTATGACTTGTTTTATCCTGAGCGTTTCTCAGAAAAATTACGTGAAGTCATGGATTACCATAACTTTGTGTTAACCAATTATCTTGATGCTAAGCCGGTAGATTTTAATCAGCAGTTCGATGCGAGTATGCAGCAGGCAATCGCGTTGAAACCGATGATTGCGGACGTTTCTGCAGAAATTTATGCAGCGAATGCTAAAGGTGAGAATCTGTTATTTGAAGGCGCACAAGGCACCTTGCTGGATATCGACCACGGTACTTATCCATACGTGACTTCAAGCAACTGTATCGCAGGGCAGGCATCGGCTGGTACAGGTGTGGGTGCTAATATGTTGCATTATGTATTAGGCATTACTAAAGCCTATACAACGCGTGTAGGTGGTGGTCCATTCCCTAGCGAGTTGGATATTGAAACACAAGGTTTACCTGGTTATCAGATGTCGAATAAAGGCCAAGAAATTGGCACTGTGACCAAACGTAAACGTCGTTGTGGCTGGTTTGATGCGGCAGCATTGCGTCGCTCTGCCATGATTAATGGCCTAACTGGTTTGTGTATCACCAAGTTAGACGTGTTGGACGGCATCAAAGAGCTCAACATCTGTACAGGCTATGAGCTAGACGGCAAAAAAATTGATTTGCTACCAATCGGTGCAGACGATGTGGCTGGATGTAAGCCGATTTATGAAACTGTACCTGGCTGGACTGAAACTACGTTTGGTGTAAAAACGTGGGATGGCTTGCCTAAAAATGCACAAAATTATCTAAAACGTTTAGAAGCATTGTGCGGTGTGCCAATTGCCATTGTTTCTACAGGTCCAGAACGTGATGAAACGATTGTCATTGAGCATCCTTTTGCTTAA